The following nucleotide sequence is from Chryseobacterium sp. CY350.
ATCTCCTCGTGTCGACAAAATTAGGATGATCAAATTTTAATCTGCTTTGATGTTCAATCACCAAAGTGCCATTCGGTTTCAGATATTTATTATTTAAGACCAAAGAAATCAGTTCGTAATATTTTTTCTCTTCCAGTTCGAAAGGAGCATCAGAAAATACGATTTCGTATGATTTTTTGTTTCTGAATTTTTTAAGCCAATCAAAAACATCGCCTCGCTGCACGCTTACATTTAAACTAAAACCCAATTCTGAAGCTGTAGAATTTAAAAAAGAAGTATGTTTCGGGTTCAATTCTACTGAAGTGAGATCTTTGCAACCTCTCGAAGCAAACTCGAAAGTGATAGATCCGATGCCCGCAAAAAGATCGAGAACAGAGATCGACTGCATGTCGTAGGTGTTCTCAAGAATACTAAATAATGCTTCTTTAGCAAAATCAGTGGTCGGTCTTACATCAAAATTTTTTGGAGCTGCTATTTTTTTGGCTTTCCACTTGCCGGCAATTATTCTGTACATTTTTTTTTAATTTGAGATGATAGGCGGAAGATCGCAGTTAGAAATTAAATCCTAAAAGCTTCCTACAACCTAGTTGAGGATGAAATTCTTATTCGGAATGTTATCAAAAACGATCTTTATATTTTTTACAAACTTCTGAAGTTCTGAAATAAAGGTTTCGTTTTCTGTTGTTTCGCCGTACACAAAAAAGTTCGTATCGCTGATTCCAAAACCGATTTTACTTAACGTAAACATTACAAAATATAAGAAATCAACTTCCGAATTCACATCCAGATTATTGTATAAAATCACTTTCTTGTTATCAATGGCAAAAAACTCGCACTGATTATGATAAAGGTTGATATGAATTTCCTTTTTGTTCTTATTTTGAATAGAGTTTAAAAACTTTTCTCCCGAGAAATTAAATCTCACAGGAATCGAAAGTTCTTTTATTTTACGGTAAAAATCTTTCGGAAAAGTATAGTAGAACTGTACGTTAAATTTTTTGTTCACAGAAAGCATAAGTTCCTCATTATCTTTGTCAACAGGCGCGTTGAAAGAGATGAGATCATAACCTGCATCATGTTCAGAAAAGCCTTCAGGCATTAATGTAAAGTGATTTAAAGCTGAGATCACAGCAATTTCATCAAATCTCTGTTTCAATAAAACTTCTTCAAGCTTTTGAGCAATATAATCTTTAGGAGATTCTTCATCAACCAGATAAGATTTCTCTTCCAAAACATTTTTATTCTTGGAAATCTGATAGATCAGACCGTCTTTCGTGAAAAGTAAATTTAGTACGTTCATATGACAATTATTGCAAATTTAGTGAAATTCTACCATTACCGCACCCGATTGGTGATGAAGTATTTCTTTGTTATAAAAATCTAGTCCGGTCTGGCTCTCTAACACGTCCCATACTATTTTCTGAAGAACACCGTCACCAATTCCGTGTACGATTTCAAGCCTTTTCAGGTGATTTTTTCTGCAGAAATTTATGGTCTGAATCAATTTTTCTTTCTGAATAAACAGTCTTTCGAAACTAGCGTAGTCATTCGGGTTTTTAACTAAAAGATGAAAATGCAGGTCAAGAATTAAAGGATTTTTATCATGCTTTTTAGAAGTCACTTTTTTCGGCTCTGCTTTTTGTACAACCTTTATGTTTTCGTAGATCGAAGCATTTTTCGGAACCAGCTTTTCTTTTTGATATTGATAAGTAAAACCATATTCGTCTTTGAAAACTACGATATTTCCGTTTACCGAAGTAATTACTCCGCTCAAATCTTCATCTACCACCGAAATTTTATCGCCAATTTTCATATATTTTCTTTTGTCATTTTGAGGAATAGCCTATCATCGATTTCGGGAAAGCAATCTTTTTGTTAACTAAAGTCTATTTTAAAACATTAAAAACTGCTCAAGAAGTTAGACTACATTAAGAAAATCAAATAGATTCAAAAAAAGTATTCTGCTTAAAGCGAAGCTAAATCTAATATTCTCAACTCCTTAATAAATCTTACTGGTTAAATTTAAAGCTTCTCGTTTTTAGTAAATTAACCTTTCGCTCCCAATTCAATAATTTCCAAATCCTTAATTTCCGTATCATCAATTACGAACCGCATCATCGTTCTCATTTTATGCCAACCTTGTTTTCCGCAAGCTCCAGGATTTAAATGTAAAAAATTATTTTTCTGATCAAACATCGCTTTTAAAATATGAGAATGTCCCGAAATAAATAACTTCGGAGCTTTTTCAGAAATTTCTTTTTGCGCCAAAGGAGTATATTTTCCGGGATATCCGCCGATGTGAATCATTAAAACTTCTACATTTTCGCAAAGAAAACGAGTCACTTCAGGAAATTCAGAACGAATTTTTGCACCGTCAATATTACCATAAACACCTTTTAATGGTTTGATTTTTTCAAGCTGTTCAATGATTTCAAAACTTCCAAAATCTCCGCAATGCCAAATTTCATCAGCTTGTTTGGCATAATCTAAAATTCTATCATCAATATAAGAATGTGAATCGGAGAGGAGGAGGATTTTGGTCATTATTAAATGCGAATTTCTTTAAGACGCAAATTTACTCAATAATCCCGAATTGATTAACTTTGAAAAAATTTAAAAATGAAGCAAAAGCTATCTCTATTCTTTATTCTTGTGTCTTTTATCGCATTTTCTCAGGTCGAAGAAAAGAAATTAGATGAACTAATCAAAAGTACCTTAAAAACTTTCGATGTTCCCGGAATGTCTGTCGGAGTCATCAAAGACGGAAAAATAATTTATTCAAAAGGTTTCGGTGTTCGCTCTCTGACGACAAAACAACCGATGGATGATACAACTTTGGTTGGTATTGCTTCAAATTCGAAAGCATTTACCTGTACCGCTTTGGCAATTTTGGCAGACGAAGGAAAACTGAATTGGGATGATAAGGTCTCAAAATATATTCCTGAATTTCAAATGTATGACCCTTATGTTTCTCAAAATGTTACGATTAAAGATTTGGTGACTCACAGAGCAGGATTAGGTTTGGGACAGGGTGATTTGATGTTCTTTCCTGAAGGAGGAAATCTTACTGTGAACGACATTGTTCATAATGTTAGATATCTAAAACCCGAAAATCCTTTCAGAACGACTTTAGATTATAACAATATCATGTTCATCGTAGCGGGAGAAGTGATTCACAGAGTTTCAGGATTGAATTGGGCTGAATTTATCGAGCAGAGAATTATGAAACCTGTAGGAATGAATTCAAGCTTCGGAAGCTACAATAGAGCAAAAGGTGTTACCAATAAGATTGATGCTCATGCTCCTGTTGACGGAAAAGCAATCGCCGTTCCTCACGACTGGAACGAAACAGGAAATGCAGCCGGAGGAATCATGAGTAATATCAAAGATATGACGGCTTGGGCAGAATTTCTGTTGAATGGTTTTACAACAAAAGAAGGTAAGAAATTGGTTTCAGATAAACATATTCAACAGCTTTGGAATTTGCAGATTGCAAGTCCGGTTGCGATGAAAAATCCTTATGATACTGGTTTTTATGGTTATGGATTGGGTTGGTTTTTGAGCGATGTGAAAGGTCATAAGCAAATTCAGCATACTGGTGGTTTAATCGGAACGGTGACTCAATTTACTTTGATTCCTGATATGAAATTGGGAATTGTTGTTTTAACTAATCAACAGTCTGGTGCGGCTTTCAACACGATTACGAATACTTTGAAGGACTCTTATTTAGGAATTGCCGACAGGAATTGGCTGAAAACCTACGGTGACAGAATGTTGAAAGCCAATGCGGAATACGAAAAACAAAAGAAAGATGCCTTTGCCAAATCTGATGCCTTCAAAAAAGAAAAAAATATTCAGCCGAAACCAGAACAATTTGTCGGGAAGTACAATGATGTCTGGTTTGGTGATGTAGAAATTGCTCAGCAAGGAAATACTTATAAAATTTCATGCAAAAACTCTCCGAGATTAAAAGGTGAATTACTTCCGTATTCAAATAATTCTTTTATCATCAAATGGGATGATAGAAGCTATGATGCTGATGCTTATATTATTTTCAATTATGATGAAAACGGAAAAGCAGAATCTGCGAAGATGAAAGCAATTTCTGATATTACAGATTTTAGTTTTGACTTTGATGATCTGGATTTAAGAAGGAAATAATTTGACAAACATATAGTCACTTGTATCAATAGAAACGGGCTTTAGCCCGTTTTCTTTTTAAAAACAATCGGCTGGCTTTAGCCAAAATTTAAAATCGATAATTATCTCATATTTGTTTACTAAATCTTATTTGGTTCATAATAAAACAAAAACTTTTTCTTCGAACCATCAAATTCAGACCACGAATTGCAATCGATTTCAAAGCCTGCGACACCGCACGTTGAGAAATGAAAGATGGTGTCTGTGATATAATTTGCAAAATTTGAAATTCCGTTGTTGTGAGAAAACAAGGCTACAGAGTTGATGTTGTCATCCAAATCGTAAATAACAGAATTGAAATTATTTTCCGAAGGATTATACAACTTATCATTAGTAGAAAGATCCAGACGATAGGTTTGGTTAAAAATTTTGCACGTACTGAGAGCTCTTACCGCAGGGCTAGACACAAATTGGTCAATCAAAACATTTTGACTTTTCAGAAATTTCGACATTTTCAAGGCATCTTGTAACCCTTTGTCTGCCAGTGGTCTATCAAAATCTTCCATTTCTTCCGGCCAGTCGCTTTTTGCATGTCTTACTAAGATAAGATTCTTCATAGTTTAAGTTTAGATAAATAAAATTATAAAAAAAAAAGTTGTGTTGATACATCATTTTAGAAAAAAAACTGCGTTATGGATAAAATCATTAAAATTTCTTAAATTTGCAGACTTATGGGACAAATCCTTGCGATAGACTACGGAAAGGCTCGCTGTGGCCTTGCAGTAACCGATGATATGAGGATTATTGCAAGTGCACTGCAGACTGTTGAAACCAAGTTTTTAATGGAATTTCTGAAGAAATATTTCAATGAAAACAAAGTTGAGGACATTGTTGTAGGTCTTCCGACAGATTTGAAGGGAAATCTTTCTGAAGTAGAAACTGATATTTTGAAATTTATTGACAATTTTAAAATAGAATTTCCCGATATTATCGTTCATCGTTTAGATGAAAGATTTACTTCAAAAATGGCATCGTTTTTTATCTCCCAAAGTGGGAAAAGTAAAAAGCAGAGACAGGAGAAAGGATTAATAGATAAAGTGAGCGCAACTATCATATTGCAGAATTTTTTAGAACAAAGAACAAGATGATTTTACCGATTAGAGCCTTTGGAGATCCTGTTTTGAGAAAAGTAGGAAAAGATATAGATAAAGATTATCCTGGTTTGCAGGAACTCATCGACAATATGTTTGATACGATGAATAGTGCCAATGGTATTGGTCTTGCAGCACCACAGATTGGTTTAGACATCCGTCTGTTTATTGTAGATGTGAGTCCTTTGGCAGAAGATGAAGATTATGAAGATATTGCTGATGATCTGAAAGACTTTAAAAAAGTATTCATTAATGCTCAGATACTTGAAGAATCTGGCGAAGAGTGGAAATTTAATGAAGGCTGTCTTTCGATTCCCGATGTACGAGAAGATGTGAAAAGAAAAAGTACGATCGTTATAGAATATTATGACGAAAATTTTGTTAAGCATAAAGAAACTTTTTCCGATATTAGAGCCCGCGTAATTCAGCATGAGTATGACCATATTGAAGGCACGCTTTTTACCGATCATTTAAGCTCGTTAAAGAAAAAACTGGTAAAAGGTAAATTGGTAAAAATCTCTCAGGGTGATGTATCGATCAACTATAAAATGAGATTTCCGAAATAATTAAATAAAAAATAAATAATAATAAACTGCGGTTTGTCTTAAACAGATTGCTAAAATTTTAAAAAAATAAGATTATGCTGTTAGAAAAAATAATTTCGATTTCTGGTAAACCAGGTCTTTACAAATTAGTTTCGCAATTGAAAAACGGATTTATTATTGAAGACGTTACAACAAAAAAGAAAGTAAGCATTGGTAATTCAAGCCAGGTGAGCTTATTAGATAATATCGCCATGTTCACATTCGATAAAGAAGTTCCTTTGTTCGAAGTTTTTGAAAATATTGCTAAAAACTACGAGTACAAAGAAACTATTTCTCACAAATCTACTGAAGAAGAATTGAAAGAGTTTATGGGAGCATCTCTTCCAAACTACGATACAGAAAGAGTTTATTTTTCTGATATTAAAAAGTTGGCTCAATGGTATAATATTCTTCACAAAGCTGGCTATATTACGCCGGAAAGCTTCGTAAAAGCTGAGCCGGAAACTGTAGAAGGAGAAAGTGCTGAAGGTGAAATCACTGCTGACAAAGCAGCTCCTAAAAAAGCAGCTCCGAAAGCTGACAAACCTGCAACTCCAAAAGTGAAAGCAAGTTCTGGAGCAAAAGCAGCTACTAAAAGTACACACAGAAAAATGGGATAATTTAGTTTATCTGGATTTATACAAAACCTTATCAGCAATGATGAGGTTTTTTTGTTTTTGGGCTAAAAAATTTGACTTAGGAAAATGGAGCGTTAGGAAATCGAAGATTCGACGAAGTCAAAATTAAAAGTTAATCCGATAAGAAATTACCACTGTTTGAAGCGCGACAATGGTTTTGAACTAAAAAACAAATTTAGAACTCGCTCAAGTTTTGGGAATTTTAGGATTTACTTTTAATTTTTAGAGGAAGTTTCCAAATCTTGAACTTTTGGTTCTTTGTTTGACTTCGTCGAATCTTTGATTTCAAGACAAAAGAACTAATAAAGATTTACTTAAATTTGTACCACTTTTTAATTCTCAATTATGAATACCAGACAGGAAAAACTTGAAGCTTTTGGAAGACTTTTGGATATTATGGATGATCTTCGTGAAAAATGTCCGTGGGATCAAAAACAGACGCTTCAGACACTTCGTCATCTGACGTTGGAAGAATCTTACGAACTTTCTGATGCACTTTTGCAGGAAGATTTAATGGAGATTAAAAAAGAACTTGGAGACGTACTTCTACATCTGGTTTTTTATGCTAAAATAGGCTCAGAAAAAGAAAGTTTTGACATTGCTGATGTTATCAATTCTTTAAACGAAAAGTTGATTTTCCGTCATCCTCATATTTATGGTGATGTCGAAGTGAAGGATGAAGAAGAAGTAAAACAAAATTGGGAAAAGCTGAAACTGAAAGAAGGTAATAAATCTATTTTGGGTGGAGTTCCAAAAGGATTACCAAGTATGGTGAAAGCTTACAGAATTCAGGATAAAGTAAAAGGAATTGGTTTTGAATTTCACGATGCTGAAGATGCCTGGAAGAAAGTAGACGAAGAGATTCAGGAATTTCATGAGGAAACCGATTTGGATAAAAAAGAACTTGAATTGGGAGATGTATTTTTCTCATTAATCAATTACGCCAGAATTTCAGGTTTAAATCCGGATTCGGCATTGGAAAGAACCAATCTGAAATTCATTTCGAGATTTCAGAAAATGGAAAATTTAGCCAAAGAAAATAATTCAAAACTTGAAAATATGACTTTGGAAGAGATGGATGTTCTGTGGGAAAAAGCGAAACTTTTAAATAAAAACTAAAATGAGAATGAATATATTTTGTACAGTATCTGCTATTTTATTAATGAGCTGTAACCCAAAAAATCAAAAAGAAAAAGTGGAGAATGATTCATTAAAAATAGAATTTTCTCTTCCAAAAAAACTGAAAGAGGTTTCAGGAATTGCACTTTCGCAAGACCAGAAAACTATTTGGGCAATTGAAGATGCAGGAAATAAAAATGTGGTTTACGGATTGAACCGACAAGGTGAACTGACTACAGACGTTTTGGTGGAAAACGTAGATAACAACGACTGGGAAGATATTACAAAAGATGCAGCCGGAAATATCTACATTGGAGATTTCGGGAATAATGAAAATGACAGACAGAATCTTTCCATCTTAAAGTTAGATTTAAAAAGTGAATCTCAGAAATCTACAAAGGTCATTCAGATGACGAAATTTCATTACGAAGGGCAAACTGAGTTTCCTCCAAAAAAATCAAATTTACTCTATGATTGTGAAGCTTTTGTAGAGAAAGACGGCAATTTTTATCTTTTCACAAAAAACAGAAGCAAAGGTTTTGACGGAACTTTCCTAGTCTTCCAGATTCCGAATAAAGAAGGAGATTTTGAAGCTAAATTGGTTGGTAAATTAAAATTAGAAGGTGGTTATAATGATGCAGCAATTACTTCAGCAACGATCAATTCAAAAAATCAGATTGTTCTTTTGAATCATAAAAAAATTAATTTGCTTTCAGGATTTACAGCGAATGATTTTAGTTCAGCCAAAATTCAAAAAATATCATTGAATCACAATTCGCAAAAGGAAGCGGTCGTTTTTGTTGATGATAAAACCTTGTTGATTGCTGATGAAAAGGATAAACAAACTGGAGGAAATGTGTATCAGTTTTCTTTAAAATAAACATCTAGTTTGTCCATTCCGGAGGAATCTCAGCAATTCATTCAAATGTTGTAAAGATTCTTTCAGAATGACAAACTTTGTTTTATAAACTACAAAATTTAGTTTAAGAGGGTTAAATAAAGCGTTCAACGACCGTTAAAAACTCAATCCCACACCACCGGAAATCCTTCCGCCATCTTCCCCTGTAAAATAATCGACTCTTGCAGAAAACGTTTCCAAGATATTCATCCAAAATCCTGCACCGACTCCTTGATGCCATTTATCGGACTGCTCACCGTCTTTCCAGACTCTTCCCAAATCATAACCAACTAAAATTCCTAAGTTCGTAGGAACGACATTGTTTTTTATTCTTCCGAAATTCCAGCGGATCTCAGAATTGTTGGCGAAATATGATTTTCCTGCAAATCTTTCATTTCTGTAAGCACGCATACCATTGCTTCCGCCGATTGCTGCAGCCTGATAGAATTCAAAGTTATTATTGTTGATGATCATTGCATTGCTGGAGTTGGCAAATACAAATTTCCCTCTCTTATCAATTCTGTGGAATAGGTTTAACCTTCCATTGAAATTGGCGAAGTTTTGTTTAAATTCTGATAGATTGGTTTTCCAACCTGCATTTAAAATCATTTCCAGACCTAAAGTAGGGAAGGCTTTATTGTCTAAATTTTTAAAACTAAATGTATAGTTTGCCCCTGCAAATTGTTGTCCGTTAAAAACTTCAGGATTCACATCCGGAGAAACAGCCACAAAACGGTCATTATTATACTGTACTTTCGAATGTTCAAAATTCAGCTGGAACTGATGTTTTAAATTCAGCCAGCTTGTTTTCGAAATAGATGGCGCGAATTTAATCTGAGAAATACGCACTCTGTTGTAGTCTCTGCTGTCTTCGTCGACATTATTGATGCTTTCATTACCCAAACCGAAGAATGTTCTGGCAAAAAATGGAGTGGTAAACGTCGCGTCAATTCCGGCATCCCAACCTCCAATAGCTTTTTTGAAAATTCCTTTGTATCCCAAATTAAAACCACCCGTTGCCGTATAGAAATTAGCACTTAAACTATGTTTTTGAGTAAAAGGATCGCGAATGAAATTATTGACCGTGTAATTTGATACAATTCCTAAAATCACGCCGTCATCCGGATTAAAATTCGCCATCGGATATCCTGCAAAGAAGTTATATTTCGGGTGCTTCCAATTGTAGGTATTGACATCGTAATCGTCGGTGATATGTTTTGCGGCAGATTTGGCGTTGTAAGTATTTTTTGAAGATTTAAAGTCGTAAATCTTTACCTTCTTTCCGTTTTCTACATTGTAAGTGTCGTGATTGTAACCACCAATTAATCTGATGTTAATCTTAGATTTTCCTTCACCGGAAACTTCATAAAAATCATCGTCTTCCAAACCGTAGATCCAGAGTTCTTTGGTTTTGCTATCATTGTATTTTTTTTCGAAAACCAATCTTTCACCTTCAATTTTGTCTAGCTGATACTGTTTAACTTCAACAGAATTTTCTGATTTAATGATGACAAATTTATCTTTATTTACCGTGCCTGCTAATGGAATTTTTTCCTGTAAAACATCAAAATATTGTGCAGCATAATCTTCTAATTTATCTTTTCTGAGTTTTAGTTTTCTCTGGATATCTTTAATTGTTTCATCCTGAACTTCTTTGGGTAAATTATCAAAAGCACGGTCGATATCGTTATCTGATAAATGTTCCTGAATGTATTTTGCCTGAGTGATCCAGTCTTCCTGATTGGCGTTTTTTAAGAAAATTAAATCGATAGGAAAAGGTTCCATATTCATCCAACGCACGCTTTTAATATCGTCTTTAAATGTTTTCATATGGCGGATCGCGGGGATATTCATGATGACTTTAAAGGCCGTTCCGTCGTAGTTGCTGAATGCCTGATCTCTGTCCCTGGGAATCGGTTTGTAAACTATTTTATTGCCTACTTTATATTCTGCCCATTTCCATTGATCTTCGTGTCTGTCCCAATCGCCGATCAGCATATCAAAAATTCTTGCTCTGATGTAAAGATCCTGATCTACTGAATATTTCCCGTCTTTTCGCATATTTTTCATAACATCTGAAGTTGAAACAATGTCTGTAGCATTATCCAACGACTGCAAGGTTTTGGGATCAGAAGAAAAACGTTCTTCAATCATATACAGTTCGTCACCATAATTTTGATTATACTTTCCTAATGATTTTTGTTTAGGAATATAAAAAAGTTCCGGATTACTGTGAAAAATACCCAGCTTGTCGATCATATTGTTGACGGCAAAGCCCGTAAAAGGATGATTGGTAGTGTAAAAATCAAGCAAAAATCTTTCAGGAAATGTGTTGTTGAGTTCGCTCCCGAAACTATTTTTCTTGAATGCCTGTGCATTTAAAAAACGGACTGCACTTTTCTTGATTCCGCGCATTACAAATTCCTGCCCGTCGTTGGTTTTCAGACGTAAGCTGTTCGACTGGTTTCCGCCACCTTCTCTT
It contains:
- a CDS encoding serine hydrolase: MKQKLSLFFILVSFIAFSQVEEKKLDELIKSTLKTFDVPGMSVGVIKDGKIIYSKGFGVRSLTTKQPMDDTTLVGIASNSKAFTCTALAILADEGKLNWDDKVSKYIPEFQMYDPYVSQNVTIKDLVTHRAGLGLGQGDLMFFPEGGNLTVNDIVHNVRYLKPENPFRTTLDYNNIMFIVAGEVIHRVSGLNWAEFIEQRIMKPVGMNSSFGSYNRAKGVTNKIDAHAPVDGKAIAVPHDWNETGNAAGGIMSNIKDMTAWAEFLLNGFTTKEGKKLVSDKHIQQLWNLQIASPVAMKNPYDTGFYGYGLGWFLSDVKGHKQIQHTGGLIGTVTQFTLIPDMKLGIVVLTNQQSGAAFNTITNTLKDSYLGIADRNWLKTYGDRMLKANAEYEKQKKDAFAKSDAFKKEKNIQPKPEQFVGKYNDVWFGDVEIAQQGNTYKISCKNSPRLKGELLPYSNNSFIIKWDDRSYDADAYIIFNYDENGKAESAKMKAISDITDFSFDFDDLDLRRK
- a CDS encoding DUF5606 family protein, with the translated sequence MLLEKIISISGKPGLYKLVSQLKNGFIIEDVTTKKKVSIGNSSQVSLLDNIAMFTFDKEVPLFEVFENIAKNYEYKETISHKSTEEELKEFMGASLPNYDTERVYFSDIKKLAQWYNILHKAGYITPESFVKAEPETVEGESAEGEITADKAAPKKAAPKADKPATPKVKASSGAKAATKSTHRKMG
- a CDS encoding metallophosphoesterase family protein; its protein translation is MTKILLLSDSHSYIDDRILDYAKQADEIWHCGDFGSFEIIEQLEKIKPLKGVYGNIDGAKIRSEFPEVTRFLCENVEVLMIHIGGYPGKYTPLAQKEISEKAPKLFISGHSHILKAMFDQKNNFLHLNPGACGKQGWHKMRTMMRFVIDDTEIKDLEIIELGAKG
- a CDS encoding Smr/MutS family protein translates to MKIGDKISVVDEDLSGVITSVNGNIVVFKDEYGFTYQYQKEKLVPKNASIYENIKVVQKAEPKKVTSKKHDKNPLILDLHFHLLVKNPNDYASFERLFIQKEKLIQTINFCRKNHLKRLEIVHGIGDGVLQKIVWDVLESQTGLDFYNKEILHHQSGAVMVEFH
- the ruvX gene encoding Holliday junction resolvase RuvX; amino-acid sequence: MGQILAIDYGKARCGLAVTDDMRIIASALQTVETKFLMEFLKKYFNENKVEDIVVGLPTDLKGNLSEVETDILKFIDNFKIEFPDIIVHRLDERFTSKMASFFISQSGKSKKQRQEKGLIDKVSATIILQNFLEQRTR
- the mazG gene encoding nucleoside triphosphate pyrophosphohydrolase, which gives rise to MNTRQEKLEAFGRLLDIMDDLREKCPWDQKQTLQTLRHLTLEESYELSDALLQEDLMEIKKELGDVLLHLVFYAKIGSEKESFDIADVINSLNEKLIFRHPHIYGDVEVKDEEEVKQNWEKLKLKEGNKSILGGVPKGLPSMVKAYRIQDKVKGIGFEFHDAEDAWKKVDEEIQEFHEETDLDKKELELGDVFFSLINYARISGLNPDSALERTNLKFISRFQKMENLAKENNSKLENMTLEEMDVLWEKAKLLNKN
- the def gene encoding peptide deformylase produces the protein MILPIRAFGDPVLRKVGKDIDKDYPGLQELIDNMFDTMNSANGIGLAAPQIGLDIRLFIVDVSPLAEDEDYEDIADDLKDFKKVFINAQILEESGEEWKFNEGCLSIPDVREDVKRKSTIVIEYYDENFVKHKETFSDIRARVIQHEYDHIEGTLFTDHLSSLKKKLVKGKLVKISQGDVSINYKMRFPK
- a CDS encoding metallophosphoesterase, whose protein sequence is MNLSFKFDRKMFLPIVRTILLSGFLFSCATYNVQKGKNVHEIRNSAIKTENDYKIFLVGDAGNADEPQAQNTLNFIKNKLDSADKNSMLLFLGDNIYPLGMPKESDKGYPLAKQKLENQLAITKNFKGKTLVIPGNHDWYHGLEGLKAQEEFVKSYLNDKKAFLPKNSCPIDDINLTKDIKLIVIDSEWALINWDKYPGINKGCDIKTKEDFYTEFKDLITKNQDKRIIVALHHPVISSGVHAGFNSAKSHISSFHGKLPVPGVASLINVLRSSSGASMEDISNAHYAEFANRIKSIIQDKENVILVSGHDHNLQYHENKNIKQIISGAASKTDPATIVEKTDFSYGGSGFAVLNMRKDLSSDVEYFSTKNNTLEKLTQISVLKKPQDFINNYPDSLPATVKSTIYSEKQTKAGKFYSWLWGNHYRKYYALPIEVQTKNLSDMNPGYSPVREGGGNQSNSLRLKTNDGQEFVMRGIKKSAVRFLNAQAFKKNSFGSELNNTFPERFLLDFYTTNHPFTGFAVNNMIDKLGIFHSNPELFYIPKQKSLGKYNQNYGDELYMIEERFSSDPKTLQSLDNATDIVSTSDVMKNMRKDGKYSVDQDLYIRARIFDMLIGDWDRHEDQWKWAEYKVGNKIVYKPIPRDRDQAFSNYDGTAFKVIMNIPAIRHMKTFKDDIKSVRWMNMEPFPIDLIFLKNANQEDWITQAKYIQEHLSDNDIDRAFDNLPKEVQDETIKDIQRKLKLRKDKLEDYAAQYFDVLQEKIPLAGTVNKDKFVIIKSENSVEVKQYQLDKIEGERLVFEKKYNDSKTKELWIYGLEDDDFYEVSGEGKSKINIRLIGGYNHDTYNVENGKKVKIYDFKSSKNTYNAKSAAKHITDDYDVNTYNWKHPKYNFFAGYPMANFNPDDGVILGIVSNYTVNNFIRDPFTQKHSLSANFYTATGGFNLGYKGIFKKAIGGWDAGIDATFTTPFFARTFFGLGNESINNVDEDSRDYNRVRISQIKFAPSISKTSWLNLKHQFQLNFEHSKVQYNNDRFVAVSPDVNPEVFNGQQFAGANYTFSFKNLDNKAFPTLGLEMILNAGWKTNLSEFKQNFANFNGRLNLFHRIDKRGKFVFANSSNAMIINNNNFEFYQAAAIGGSNGMRAYRNERFAGKSYFANNSEIRWNFGRIKNNVVPTNLGILVGYDLGRVWKDGEQSDKWHQGVGAGFWMNILETFSARVDYFTGEDGGRISGGVGLSF
- a CDS encoding SixA phosphatase family protein, which produces MKNLILVRHAKSDWPEEMEDFDRPLADKGLQDALKMSKFLKSQNVLIDQFVSSPAVRALSTCKIFNQTYRLDLSTNDKLYNPSENNFNSVIYDLDDNINSVALFSHNNGISNFANYITDTIFHFSTCGVAGFEIDCNSWSEFDGSKKKFLFYYEPNKI
- a CDS encoding DUF3822 family protein, translated to MNVLNLLFTKDGLIYQISKNKNVLEEKSYLVDEESPKDYIAQKLEEVLLKQRFDEIAVISALNHFTLMPEGFSEHDAGYDLISFNAPVDKDNEELMLSVNKKFNVQFYYTFPKDFYRKIKELSIPVRFNFSGEKFLNSIQNKNKKEIHINLYHNQCEFFAIDNKKVILYNNLDVNSEVDFLYFVMFTLSKIGFGISDTNFFVYGETTENETFISELQKFVKNIKIVFDNIPNKNFILN
- a CDS encoding RsmD family RNA methyltransferase, which codes for MYRIIAGKWKAKKIAAPKNFDVRPTTDFAKEALFSILENTYDMQSISVLDLFAGIGSITFEFASRGCKDLTSVELNPKHTSFLNSTASELGFSLNVSVQRGDVFDWLKKFRNKKSYEIVFSDAPFELEEKKYYELISLVLNNKYLKPNGTLVIEHQSRLKFDHPNFVDTRRYGNVSFSFFRPNEEEETETNLDTE